The following proteins come from a genomic window of Phnomibacter ginsenosidimutans:
- a CDS encoding GH92 family glycosyl hydrolase has product MKRLNLTMLVWMCCWAMAWSQPVNYAKMVNPFIGTGGHGHTYPGASMPFGMMQLSPDTRLEGWDGCGGYHYSDSLMYGFSHTHLSGTGVPDYCDLLLMPFTGAVQWKNKDYASPFRHATEKANAGYYEVLLDKHNIHAAVTTSVRSGMHQYRFPAGTATGKVLIDLQHRDEVLESSLEIVNAYELRGMRRSKSWAADQHVYFYIRFEKPIASYGIANDDVEQAGKKTMTGKNVKAWLSFALNGAETLRLKVGISGVSMANAKLNLDTEIKDWNFNALRAKAEAAWNKELGKIAVKGGTKDQQTIFYTALYHTMLAPNVYTDVNGDYRGTDLKVHKATNFTNYSVFSLWDTHRALHPLLSIIDRKRTLDFVQTFLKQHQHGGMLPVWELSGNETFCMIGYHSVPVIVDAYNKGIKGFDTQLALQAMTAYAGSNRFGLDAYRKHGFIGNEKDHESASKTVEYAYDDWCIAEFAKSIGNKEVYNEYYQRAHYYRNLFDPTSKHIRGKMQGLWYNPFKPGEVNNFFTEGNSWHYSFSAQQDISGLINLHGGDAAFLKQLNLMFTTTEPMSGRDQADVTGLIGQYAHGNEPSHHIAYLFNYAGQAWRTQELIHRICTEFYTNQPDGLIGNEDCGQMSAWFVMSAMGFYQVTPGSNQYALGTPLFDEVKVSLENGKQLVIKANGRTANNFYVQSAKLNGKPYSPTFIRHSDIANGGVLDMQMSNQPNLQRGVALKDRPATQLNDDAFVTVPSLANNSNKFAGSTQVEFQAVADGVGIYYRIRKAGEQGGNYQLYKAPFTLTETVDVDFYAQKGQVKSREVSQQFYRIPADKDITVLSKVNTMYSGGGNGMLIDGILGTEHWRGGEWQSYFDSNFEAIVDLRQSKNVSFVGVHVLQDVSPWIVYPKEVQFAYSNDGQNWQTLTTIANKIDATVKGPEVQTLGANVTANARYVKVTVVNGGLLPAWHESAGKPSHLFIDEVIVK; this is encoded by the coding sequence ATGAAGAGATTGAATTTGACCATGCTGGTTTGGATGTGTTGTTGGGCAATGGCATGGTCGCAGCCTGTGAATTATGCCAAAATGGTAAACCCTTTTATTGGAACCGGCGGCCACGGCCATACTTACCCCGGTGCCAGCATGCCTTTTGGCATGATGCAGCTCAGCCCCGATACCCGGTTGGAAGGTTGGGATGGATGCGGCGGTTATCACTACAGCGATTCGCTGATGTACGGTTTTTCACATACACACCTGAGCGGTACGGGTGTGCCCGATTATTGTGATTTGTTGCTGATGCCGTTTACCGGAGCGGTACAATGGAAGAATAAAGACTATGCTTCGCCATTCCGGCATGCTACTGAAAAAGCCAATGCCGGCTATTACGAAGTGCTATTGGATAAGCACAACATTCATGCAGCAGTTACCACCAGCGTTCGTTCGGGCATGCATCAATACCGTTTTCCGGCAGGTACCGCCACGGGCAAAGTGCTGATTGATTTGCAACACCGCGACGAAGTGTTGGAGTCTTCTTTGGAAATCGTAAATGCATATGAGTTACGAGGCATGCGCCGCAGCAAATCATGGGCTGCCGACCAGCATGTGTATTTCTACATCCGCTTCGAAAAGCCCATCGCTTCGTATGGCATTGCCAACGATGATGTAGAGCAAGCGGGTAAAAAAACAATGACAGGCAAAAACGTGAAAGCCTGGTTGTCTTTTGCATTGAATGGTGCAGAAACATTACGCTTGAAAGTGGGTATTTCTGGTGTCAGCATGGCCAATGCCAAACTGAACCTTGACACTGAAATTAAAGACTGGAACTTCAACGCTCTGCGGGCAAAAGCCGAAGCTGCCTGGAATAAAGAGTTGGGAAAAATTGCCGTGAAAGGCGGTACGAAAGATCAGCAAACCATTTTCTATACTGCCTTGTACCACACCATGCTGGCACCGAATGTTTACACCGATGTAAACGGAGACTACAGAGGTACCGATTTGAAAGTGCATAAAGCCACGAACTTTACGAATTATTCCGTGTTCTCATTGTGGGATACCCACCGGGCTCTGCATCCTTTACTCAGCATCATCGACCGCAAACGCACATTGGATTTTGTACAAACATTTTTGAAACAACACCAGCATGGCGGCATGCTGCCCGTGTGGGAACTCAGCGGCAACGAAACCTTTTGCATGATTGGCTACCACTCTGTACCAGTGATTGTAGATGCGTACAACAAAGGCATTAAAGGTTTTGATACACAACTGGCTTTGCAAGCTATGACGGCTTATGCCGGCAGCAATCGCTTTGGGTTGGATGCCTACCGCAAGCATGGTTTTATTGGCAATGAAAAAGATCATGAGAGTGCTTCTAAAACGGTAGAATATGCTTACGATGATTGGTGCATTGCCGAATTTGCCAAAAGCATTGGCAACAAAGAAGTGTACAACGAATACTACCAACGGGCCCACTACTACCGCAATCTTTTTGACCCGACTTCCAAGCACATTCGGGGTAAAATGCAAGGCTTGTGGTACAATCCTTTTAAGCCCGGTGAAGTCAACAACTTCTTTACCGAAGGCAACTCCTGGCATTATTCTTTTTCTGCCCAGCAAGATATTAGTGGCCTGATTAATCTGCATGGTGGAGATGCTGCATTTTTGAAGCAACTCAACCTGATGTTTACCACCACCGAACCCATGAGTGGCCGTGATCAGGCCGATGTAACGGGGCTCATTGGTCAGTACGCACATGGCAACGAACCGAGCCATCACATTGCGTATTTGTTCAACTATGCAGGACAGGCCTGGCGTACACAAGAATTGATTCATCGCATTTGTACAGAATTCTATACCAACCAACCCGATGGATTGATTGGCAACGAAGACTGCGGTCAAATGAGTGCCTGGTTTGTCATGAGTGCCATGGGTTTCTATCAGGTTACACCGGGTAGCAACCAGTATGCATTGGGTACGCCTTTGTTTGATGAAGTGAAAGTATCGTTGGAAAACGGAAAGCAATTGGTGATAAAAGCGAATGGCAGAACAGCCAATAATTTTTATGTACAATCAGCTAAGTTGAATGGCAAGCCTTACAGCCCCACCTTCATTCGCCACAGCGATATTGCCAATGGTGGCGTATTGGACATGCAGATGAGCAACCAGCCCAACTTACAGCGGGGTGTGGCCTTGAAAGACCGTCCGGCTACGCAGCTGAATGATGATGCGTTTGTGACTGTGCCTTCATTGGCTAACAACAGCAACAAATTTGCCGGCAGCACACAGGTTGAATTTCAAGCCGTAGCTGACGGTGTTGGTATTTATTATCGCATTCGCAAAGCTGGCGAGCAAGGCGGAAACTATCAACTTTACAAAGCACCGTTTACACTTACAGAAACGGTTGATGTAGATTTCTATGCACAAAAAGGTCAGGTAAAAAGCCGGGAAGTATCACAGCAGTTTTACCGCATTCCTGCCGATAAGGACATTACGGTTTTGAGCAAGGTAAATACCATGTACTCAGGCGGTGGCAATGGCATGCTCATTGATGGCATACTTGGTACTGAGCATTGGCGTGGTGGCGAGTGGCAGAGCTACTTCGACAGCAACTTCGAAGCCATTGTTGATTTGCGTCAATCTAAGAACGTGAGTTTTGTGGGGGTACATGTGCTGCAAGATGTAAGCCCATGGATTGTGTATCCGAAGGAAGTACAGTTTGCTTACAGCAATGATGGTCAGAACTGGCAAACGCTTACGACCATCGCCAATAAAATTGATGCGACTGTAAAAGGCCCTGAAGTACAAACGCTGGGTGCCAATGTAACTGCCAATGCACGTTATGTAAAAGTAACTGTAGTAAATGGCGGCCTGCTGCCTGCCTGGCACGAAAGCGCCGGCAAACCTTCGCACCTGTTTATTGATGAAGTGATTGTGAAATAA
- a CDS encoding AraC family transcriptional regulator gives MFAPSNKLNKIDLTKPAQLSTLVENRRIFNMRHCELNVFESYQQAQLVPLTFGDLVITSMVRGKKVMHLFDHPSFDYVPGETVIVPANETMRIDFPEAATDNPTQCIALAVSDNHLQQTLHFLNEHYQQPDEETHWNISFQQYHFENDAEVSALINKIMRISMSTEKAKDIYADLTLKELLVRLVQSQQLFAIEATAATAANSSRLHAVIDYIQQHLHEKLSIEQLCKKAYLNRNDFFRLFKEQFGLTPVDYINQQRIKRAKELMRIGEDSLSNISWRCGFSDVNYFSRLFRKMEGMAPSNYFRQSGA, from the coding sequence ATGTTTGCCCCCAGTAATAAGCTCAACAAGATTGACCTGACCAAGCCTGCCCAGCTTTCTACGTTGGTCGAAAACAGACGCATTTTCAACATGCGGCACTGCGAACTCAATGTATTTGAAAGCTACCAGCAAGCACAACTGGTGCCACTCACTTTTGGCGATTTGGTCATAACGAGCATGGTACGGGGCAAAAAAGTAATGCACCTTTTCGACCATCCATCATTTGACTATGTGCCCGGCGAAACGGTAATAGTGCCTGCCAATGAAACCATGCGGATTGATTTTCCGGAAGCAGCAACTGATAATCCGACACAGTGTATCGCCTTAGCTGTAAGCGACAATCATTTACAACAAACCCTGCATTTTCTCAACGAGCATTACCAACAGCCCGATGAAGAAACGCACTGGAATATTAGCTTTCAGCAATACCATTTTGAAAACGATGCAGAAGTATCGGCACTCATCAATAAAATCATGCGCATTAGCATGAGCACCGAAAAAGCCAAAGACATTTACGCTGACCTCACACTGAAGGAATTGCTGGTAAGATTGGTGCAAAGTCAGCAGTTGTTTGCCATTGAAGCAACTGCTGCTACAGCCGCCAACAGTAGCCGGTTGCATGCAGTAATTGATTACATACAGCAGCACCTGCACGAAAAGCTAAGCATTGAACAACTTTGCAAAAAAGCCTATCTCAACCGCAACGATTTTTTCCGCTTGTTTAAAGAACAATTTGGACTTACGCCGGTCGATTACATCAATCAGCAACGCATTAAGCGGGCCAAGGAGCTGATGCGCATTGGTGAAGATTCTTTGTCCAACATCAGCTGGCGTTGCGGGTTTAGCGATGTCAATTATTTCAGCCGGTTGTTTCGCAAAATGGAAGGCATGGCACCCAGCAATTATTTTCGTCAGTCTGGTGCATAA
- a CDS encoding DUF779 domain-containing protein, whose amino-acid sequence MANLVPRITVTAAAADLIAQLQALHGALMFHQSGGCCDGSQPMCFAAGEFLTGSNDVCLGEVCGCAFYMAADQFAYWQHMQLILDVTPGRGSSFSLEIPLGVRFLTRSRLFTDEEVQLLMPLQVE is encoded by the coding sequence ATGGCAAACCTGGTACCCAGAATAACAGTAACAGCAGCTGCTGCTGATTTGATTGCACAGCTGCAAGCGTTGCATGGTGCGTTAATGTTTCATCAGAGTGGTGGATGCTGCGACGGCAGCCAGCCTATGTGTTTTGCCGCAGGCGAATTTTTGACTGGCAGCAACGATGTGTGTTTGGGTGAGGTATGCGGATGTGCTTTTTATATGGCCGCCGATCAGTTTGCCTACTGGCAGCACATGCAGCTGATTCTGGATGTAACACCGGGCAGAGGCAGCAGCTTTTCTTTGGAAATACCATTGGGCGTAAGGTTCCTTACCCGCAGCCGTTTGTTTACTGATGAAGAAGTACAGCTCCTGATGCCACTGCAAGTGGAGTGA
- a CDS encoding aldehyde dehydrogenase family protein, producing the protein MSTAADVAPVVAVPRPQFKDKYDHFINGQWVAPSSGEYFDNISPIDGKPFTKAARGNKEDIDKALDAAHAAFAKWSTTSVTERSNMLLKIAQRIEDNLEYLARVETVDNGKALRETRAADLPLVVDHFRYFAGVIRGEEGSISEHDATTVSIVLHEPIGVVGQIIPWNFPLLMATWKMAPAMAAGCCVVMKPAEQTPTSIMCLMELIGDLIPPGVLNIVSGFGPEAGKPLATSPRVAKVAFTGETTTGRLIMQYASENLVPVTMELGGKSPNIFLPSVGDADDEYFDKAVEGAVMFALNQGEVCTCPSRVLVHESLYDRFIERVIARTQQIKVGNPLAEDTMMGAQASQDQYNKILSYMDVGKQEGAELLCGGAAFSINSGLENGYYIQPTIFKGNNKMRIFQEEIFGPVTSVTTFKNTEEAIAIANETLYGLGAGVWTRDAHELYQVPRAIQAGRVWVNCYHHYPAHAPFGGYKKSGFGRETHKMMLSHYRQTKNLLISYNKNKLGFF; encoded by the coding sequence ATGAGTACAGCAGCCGATGTGGCGCCTGTAGTAGCAGTGCCACGCCCTCAATTCAAAGACAAGTACGATCATTTCATCAACGGCCAATGGGTAGCCCCCAGCAGTGGTGAGTATTTCGACAACATTTCACCCATCGATGGTAAGCCCTTTACAAAAGCTGCCCGGGGCAACAAAGAAGACATCGACAAAGCGCTGGATGCAGCACATGCCGCCTTCGCCAAATGGAGCACTACCTCTGTAACAGAGCGGAGCAACATGCTGCTGAAAATAGCCCAGCGTATAGAAGACAACCTGGAGTATTTGGCCCGGGTAGAAACCGTAGACAACGGTAAAGCCCTGCGGGAAACAAGAGCCGCAGACTTGCCATTGGTCGTAGATCATTTCCGCTATTTTGCCGGCGTTATCCGGGGCGAAGAAGGCAGCATCAGCGAACACGATGCCACCACTGTGAGCATTGTGCTGCACGAACCCATTGGCGTGGTGGGCCAAATCATCCCGTGGAATTTTCCCTTGCTCATGGCCACCTGGAAAATGGCACCCGCTATGGCTGCAGGCTGCTGCGTAGTGATGAAACCTGCCGAGCAAACACCTACCAGTATTATGTGCCTGATGGAACTGATTGGCGATTTGATTCCGCCGGGTGTACTCAACATTGTTTCTGGCTTTGGCCCCGAAGCAGGCAAGCCATTGGCCACCAGCCCCAGAGTAGCCAAAGTGGCTTTTACCGGCGAAACAACCACTGGCCGTTTGATTATGCAATATGCCAGTGAAAATCTGGTGCCTGTTACAATGGAACTGGGCGGCAAATCGCCCAACATCTTTTTGCCCAGCGTAGGCGATGCAGATGATGAGTACTTCGACAAAGCTGTAGAAGGTGCTGTGATGTTTGCCCTCAACCAAGGCGAAGTATGTACCTGCCCAAGCCGTGTACTGGTGCACGAAAGTTTGTACGACCGGTTTATAGAAAGAGTGATAGCCCGTACCCAACAAATTAAAGTGGGCAATCCGCTGGCAGAAGATACCATGATGGGGGCGCAGGCCAGTCAAGATCAGTACAACAAAATTTTGAGCTACATGGATGTGGGTAAGCAGGAAGGTGCCGAATTGCTTTGCGGCGGTGCTGCATTCAGCATCAATAGTGGTTTGGAAAATGGCTACTACATTCAGCCAACTATTTTTAAGGGCAACAATAAAATGCGCATTTTTCAGGAAGAAATTTTTGGACCTGTTACTTCAGTAACTACGTTTAAAAACACTGAAGAAGCCATTGCCATAGCCAATGAAACATTGTATGGTTTGGGCGCAGGCGTATGGACACGGGATGCTCATGAACTGTATCAGGTGCCACGGGCCATACAAGCAGGCCGGGTGTGGGTTAACTGCTACCATCACTATCCTGCTCATGCACCATTTGGCGGCTACAAAAAATCGGGCTTTGGCAGAGAAACACATAAGATGATGCTCAGCCATTACCGGCAAACCAAAAACCTGCTCATCAGCTACAACAAAAACAAACTGGGTTTCTTTTAA
- a CDS encoding endonuclease/exonuclease/phosphatase family protein — MKKLWVLCVGMMMTVAGMAQQLSIATFNIRLDVASDSPNHWKNRKEKVVSQVLFHQWDVLGVQEALPNQVADLKALLPAYGFTGVGREDGDNKGEFSGIFYKKINWNYWLPKHFG; from the coding sequence ATGAAAAAACTGTGGGTGCTTTGTGTAGGAATGATGATGACTGTTGCAGGAATGGCTCAGCAATTGTCGATAGCTACTTTCAACATTCGGTTGGATGTAGCCAGCGATAGCCCGAACCACTGGAAAAACAGAAAAGAAAAAGTGGTGTCGCAGGTGTTGTTTCACCAGTGGGATGTGTTAGGTGTGCAGGAAGCGTTGCCCAATCAGGTAGCCGATTTAAAAGCCTTGCTGCCAGCGTATGGCTTCACCGGTGTGGGCCGCGAAGACGGCGATAACAAAGGCGAATTTTCCGGCATTTTTTACAAAAAGATAAACTGGAACTATTGGCTTCCGAAACATTTTGGTTGA
- a CDS encoding SusD/RagB family nutrient-binding outer membrane lipoprotein, producing the protein MKRPLYKAGLLAATIAVFASCKKFDDINIDPQAANADQVQVEYFINNSMIGAQMDPHIAERVFVLYWKTAGHQQASGGLSSGSANDGWTSDYYSYISGWLNSINTGIQIADEKIAAGTVKPYTNNLKQVARIWRAYLMSELSDNFGPIPINGFQGVNPDFADVKTVYYFLLSELKDASEKLDLNVSNPSNLSKQDPAYGYNYNYWKRYANSMRLRLAMRLSEVDAAKAKAEFEAAAAGILITDASQMFQVQEKPGWDALTGVMSREWNAQMLPVALDNIMFGLGGVKSADQLDAAMQASIKPADYVGKKYDQHLSLKTNNPRAGFWYDGLPNSIDPRAYKAFIIPGDFDNPAFCAYPSWDNSSKTTKRNLSASPSNAADIEIDATYTWNSYNAGDWGAIGSRNQVRGWAGSYPRLALQFRNSTSKRVFFAPWETYFLLAEAAERGWTVPMSAKVAYEAGIASSFAYWGVSNHLAAYLASNDYNALGTSVNYDHITEPGASRTMSYVDGYTNTAGTTTIAYPTNNLYKNGTVRNDRITKIITQKFIAQTPWLPLEAWNDHRRLGLPFIENPCIENPLVTMPALNSSNYMTSNVKFFPQRLIYPSGLKNSNANGYTQALQYLGGADDVFTSLWWAKK; encoded by the coding sequence ATGAAAAGACCATTATATAAAGCAGGATTGTTAGCGGCTACCATTGCGGTGTTTGCCTCCTGCAAAAAATTTGATGACATCAACATCGACCCGCAAGCAGCCAATGCTGATCAGGTGCAGGTGGAATATTTCATCAACAACTCCATGATTGGTGCGCAAATGGATCCGCACATTGCCGAACGTGTATTTGTGCTGTATTGGAAAACGGCCGGTCACCAGCAAGCGTCAGGCGGCCTGTCTTCAGGTTCTGCCAACGATGGCTGGACCAGTGATTACTACAGCTACATTTCAGGTTGGCTGAACTCCATCAATACCGGTATTCAGATTGCCGATGAAAAAATTGCTGCGGGTACTGTGAAGCCTTACACCAACAACCTGAAGCAAGTTGCCCGCATTTGGCGAGCTTACCTGATGAGTGAACTCAGCGACAACTTCGGTCCTATTCCTATCAACGGTTTCCAAGGCGTAAACCCTGATTTTGCGGATGTAAAAACCGTGTACTACTTTTTGCTGAGCGAACTGAAAGATGCCAGCGAAAAATTGGATCTCAATGTATCTAACCCATCTAATTTGAGTAAACAAGATCCTGCGTACGGTTACAACTACAACTACTGGAAGCGTTATGCCAACTCAATGCGTTTGCGTTTGGCCATGCGCCTCAGCGAAGTAGATGCTGCCAAAGCAAAAGCAGAGTTTGAAGCAGCAGCAGCTGGTATCCTCATCACCGATGCATCACAGATGTTTCAGGTACAGGAAAAGCCAGGTTGGGATGCCCTTACCGGTGTAATGAGCCGTGAGTGGAATGCCCAAATGCTGCCTGTTGCTCTCGACAACATCATGTTTGGTTTGGGTGGTGTAAAATCTGCCGATCAGTTGGATGCTGCCATGCAAGCATCTATTAAGCCTGCTGATTACGTAGGTAAAAAGTATGATCAGCACTTGTCGCTGAAAACAAACAACCCCCGTGCAGGATTTTGGTACGATGGTTTGCCCAACAGCATAGATCCCCGTGCTTACAAGGCATTCATCATCCCCGGCGATTTCGACAACCCTGCTTTCTGTGCGTATCCTTCTTGGGACAACTCATCGAAAACTACCAAGCGTAACTTATCGGCGTCTCCTTCAAATGCGGCAGACATCGAAATCGACGCTACATACACTTGGAACTCTTACAATGCTGGCGACTGGGGTGCTATCGGCTCTCGCAACCAAGTGAGAGGTTGGGCAGGTTCATATCCTCGTTTGGCATTGCAGTTCCGCAACAGCACCAGCAAGCGTGTATTCTTTGCGCCTTGGGAAACCTACTTCCTGCTGGCCGAAGCTGCCGAACGTGGCTGGACCGTACCTATGAGTGCTAAAGTGGCCTACGAAGCAGGTATTGCTTCAAGCTTTGCCTATTGGGGTGTAAGCAATCACCTGGCAGCTTATCTCGCATCAAACGATTACAATGCACTGGGTACTTCTGTAAACTATGACCACATTACTGAGCCAGGCGCATCACGTACGATGAGTTATGTAGATGGTTATACCAACACTGCTGGTACCACCACTATTGCTTATCCTACCAACAACCTGTATAAGAATGGTACGGTAAGAAATGACCGCATTACCAAAATCATTACACAGAAGTTTATTGCACAAACACCATGGTTGCCATTGGAAGCATGGAACGATCATCGTCGTTTGGGCTTGCCTTTCATCGAAAACCCATGTATTGAGAACCCGCTGGTAACCATGCCTGCCCTCAATAGTAGCAACTACATGACGAGCAATGTGAAGTTCTTCCCACAACGTCTCATCTATCCTTCAGGATTGAAGAACAGCAACGCCAATGGTTACACGCAGGCACTGCAGTACCTGGGCGGCGCCGACGATGTGTTTACTTCATTGTGGTGGGCTAAGAAATAA
- a CDS encoding energy transducer TonB, with the protein MKHFFSTCLLLLLLTAANAQTKDSTRKDNDPDKIFTKVDKPAEFPGGVDGWRRYLEGNLKYPKKAIRRNTVGVVKIQFIVDKQGVVSEVTALNDPGDGLADEAVRVIEESGKWIPAEQNGRKVIYRHIQAITFKLE; encoded by the coding sequence ATGAAACATTTCTTTTCGACATGTTTATTGCTGCTGCTGTTGACAGCTGCCAATGCTCAAACCAAAGACAGTACCCGCAAAGACAATGACCCAGATAAAATATTTACCAAGGTGGATAAGCCTGCTGAATTTCCTGGGGGAGTGGATGGCTGGCGACGCTATCTGGAAGGCAACCTCAAGTATCCTAAGAAAGCGATTAGAAGAAATACAGTCGGGGTGGTAAAAATACAGTTCATTGTAGACAAGCAAGGTGTTGTATCAGAAGTAACTGCACTGAATGATCCGGGTGATGGACTGGCTGATGAAGCGGTAAGGGTGATTGAAGAAAGTGGCAAATGGATTCCTGCCGAACAAAACGGGCGTAAGGTGATTTACCGTCATATACAAGCCATTACTTTCAAGTTGGAGTAA